One window of Myripristis murdjan chromosome 8, fMyrMur1.1, whole genome shotgun sequence genomic DNA carries:
- the atp5mf gene encoding ATP synthase F(0) complex subunit f, mitochondrial, producing MADKAVPVAEKRLMDVKLNQLGSWLGSRDFTPNGIISAVRRGHDRYYNKYINVKKGGIGGVAMLLAGYVVLSYVWEYDHIKHDRWRKYH from the exons ATGGCGGACAAAGCAG TTCCCGTGGCTGAGAAGCGGCTGATGGATGTGAAGCTGAACCAGCTGGGATCTTGGCTCGGAAGTCGAGACTTCACCCCCAACGGCATCATCTCAGCCGTCCGCAGGG gCCATGACAGATACTACAACAAATACATCAACGTGAAGAAGGGAGGCATCGGTGGTGTAGCTATGCTGCTGGCTGGTTACGTGGTCCTCAGCTACGTCTGGGAATACGATCACATCA AGCATGACCGCTGGAGGAAGTACCATTAA